From Camelina sativa cultivar DH55 chromosome 5, Cs, whole genome shotgun sequence:
TGTGGCCATTGGTTTATCTGTGGCTAGGTCCAATGTGTTAGCTTCGTTTGGTCAATCATGTTGGAAAGTCTCTACCGTTTTACCTGCGGTTCCTGTTATGGTACTGACACTAGGGTTTCATGTCATCACTCCCTTCATATGCAATCTCGCAGGGGATTCGGTTTCAGATGCTAGGAGAGCCATTCTTGTAGGTGGTGTTGTGCCGTTGGCTATGGTGTTGTCATGGAATCTAATTGTTTTGGGGCTTGCAAGGATCACTGTGCCTGCTGTACCTTCTTCAACCATTGAcccaatctctcttcttctatctGTTAACCCTTCTGCTTTATCTGCTGTTCAAGGCTTTGCTTTCTCAGCCTTAGCTACCAGTTTAATTGGATACTCTGTTAGCTTCCCAAAACAGCTCCTTGATACATGGAAGCTTGTGTCTAAGCAATCAAATGGGAATGGAAATGGAAGAACTGGGTCAGTAAGTTTCTCATCGAAGGAGGGTAATAAGAGAACTACTGGGAGAGTCTTATACAGTGAACCAGCAAAAGCTCGTGATGGATTTGAAGCAGTAGTGATGCTATTTGTCCTTGGAGTTCCAGCTCTCATTGCAACATTCTATCCCTCAACGTTCTCGAGAGCGCTGGATTTTGCTGGTGTTTATGCAAACTGTTTCCTCTTTGGTGTCCTGCCTCCTGCAATGGCTTATATTCAACAGTCTAGAAAGAAACTCAGGTAACTTCACCCTACTTTTACACAAAAACATTCTCTGTagttctctgtttcttcatctgAAACCAAAATCTTCTGATTTTGCAGGTCATGGGTTCTTCCCGGAGGCAACTTTACCTTATTGATCTTATTTGTAATCGCCATTATTTTGGGAATATGGCATTAGATTACCCTCAAATagaaatgttttgtttgtatcatTTTACACAACATTTGCCATGATCTTACTGTGCTAACCAGACTCTAGGGAAGCAACAAGGCCCCACTGGGACCTTCACGAAGATATATGTGTTCTTTGGTTCCTTTTAGAAACACTAATAGCGATTGAGAAGTCTTTTTTCATATAGCAAGATGACATTTCACAATGGatgaaaaagaataatattattggCTTACCTGTGATtgtagaatttttaaaaatcagatcATATAAATAAACTGAAATTTTGGACTTAACAGACAACAGTGTTTACACTCACACACGTTCCGTAGATGACAGCGCAGGGACACAATTGTGCAACTCAAGATAGCCAGTGATTATAAACTCTAGAAAACTACTTTGGTCACTGAGACTGACTACAAGTTGAATAACgtggagaaaagaaaactatGGGTTCATGTCGAAGTTTGTCTCCAATATATTCTGAATTTTGGACAAGGAATCAACCTTAAAATCAGGTTGCAGACCGGAGACAGAAAAGTCATCTGGTCCATACCTTCCAGTTTCATCTAGCAAGCAAGTGAAGGCTCCAGCTCGTTTCCCACATGCGATCTGCAGAATAAAGTGAAGAAAGATCAATTACCAGTTGTAATCTTAAGTCAAAATGTGAAGAAATAGTCTGAGAGTTGGTACACATCCTTTCCACATAGAAAACACTTAAGCAATGGCATAAGAAGATCTGTGTTTAAGCTTCTTTCATGAGCTTAAACGCGGGCATTGCTTAAGATTTGCTACGCAGAAGGTTTAACCTAAGACTAGTTATCATTTCTGTCACTCACATCATCTTTTAAGCTGTCACCAACCATCATGACTTCATTAGGTTGGATGCCCCATGTAGAACATATATGTAACAGTGGGTCTGGGTTTGGTTTATATGGACGAAACTCTCTGCCTAGTGCTGGAAAAAAGATAACCTATACAATGAAACATAACTGTAAGGAACTGCCACAGATTTCATCTCTCAGAAAAACAAGGCAATCCAGTAAAAACTAATCATGCAGCTGGTTAGACTAAAAATGTTTTCGATTCAGCATACTTACCTCATAACGTTGATGGAAGATATCGATTGCCTTCTGAACATTGCGTGTAATCAGCCCCCTCCTATAAAGTATATACAAAATGTAACAACAGTTATCTTCTTAGCATTGAGTATGGTTATCaggaccacaaaaaaaaaaacgaaaatcatAGACAGAAAGTATCTGAAAACTGACTTTATCTTTTTGGAATCAAGAAAGCCACATAGTTCAGCAGCACCTGCAACATAATTTATGGCATATCAGAAGAGAGAATTAAATCTCTAATCAACGAAGAAACACAGTCCTACTTCATCAAATGATACCTAGATTTACAAGTGCATAAAGTCAATGAGACCAGGAGAAAGAACACAAATTGTGATGTGGTGAATTAAAGTTGTCAAAACACAATAAAAGGCAAAAGCCAAACCTCCACAGAC
This genomic window contains:
- the LOC104786250 gene encoding haloacid dehalogenase-like hydrolase domain-containing protein At2g33255 — translated: MCLNFSFRLSPFSMTFLLSRSLISLTLVRPSCSISMANPTMNAKARLRGVVFDMDGTLTVPVIDFGAMYRAVLGEDAYKRIKAESPTGIDILHHIESWSPDKQQKAYEIIADYEKQGIDKLQIMPGAAELCGFLDSKKIKRGLITRNVQKAIDIFHQRYEVIFFPALGREFRPYKPNPDPLLHICSTWGIQPNEVMMVGDSLKDDIACGKRAGAFTCLLDETGRYGPDDFSVSGLQPDFKVDSLSKIQNILETNFDMNP